Genomic window (Streptomyces sp. NBC_00078):
ACGGATCCGCAGCCGCCACAGCCTCAGCCCGCGCCCGGTCCTGCCGCTCCCCCGCCCGGTCCCGGGGCGCAGCCGAGGCCCGAGCCCTCCCCCGGACCGCCCCCGGCACCGGGACGCCCCGCACCCGCACCAAAACCCGCGCGGCCTCAGCCGACGCCGGGCCCGATGCCGTCCGCCTGCGAAGCGACCGGCGTGGGCTGCGACAAGGACACCAGCTGGGACCTCCTCGACATCCCCGGCATGATCGTGAACGCGATCACCTCGTTCCTCGGCATGCTGATCGAGCAGATCATGAAGCCGGTCCGCGAGTTCCTCGCCGACACCCTGCTGGCCACCCCCGACGTCACCCAGCACGCCGACATCAAACGGCTGTGGACCGCCATGCTGGGGATCACGGCCGGGATCTACGTGCTGTTCGTGACCGCAGGCGGCATCACGGTCATGGGCTACGAGACCGTCCAGACCCGCTACGCCCTCCAGCAGATCGCGCCCCGGCTGCTGCTCGGAATCATCGCCGCGGCCACCTCGCTGACCGTGATGGGCAAGGCGATCAGCCTGTCCAACGCCCTCGCCCACGCGATCATGGCCACCGACATGGCCGACGCCGGACAGGGCATGGTCGAACGCGTCCTGCCCTTCGCCCTGTTCGGCGCCCCTGGCCTGAAGCTGTACCTGCTGATCCTGGCGACCGTGATGATCGCACTGGTGCTCGCGGTGCTGATCGGCTTCCTGGTACGCGTCGCGGTCATGGCGCTGCTGGCCGTGGCCGCGCCCCTGATGCTGGCGTGTCACGCGCACCCACTCACCGACCCCGTCGCCCGGCTGTGGTGGCGCGGACTGGCCGGCTGCATGGTCATCCAACTTGCCCAGTCGATGACGTTCGTCCTCGCCCTGAAGCTCTTCTTCGCCCCCGGCGCCACCACCCTGGGCCTCCCCAGAGCCGACCAGCTGGGCACGATGCTCGCCGGCGTGGCCCTGTTCTGGGTGCTGTTCAAGATTCCCGGCTGGACCCTCCAGGCCGTTCTGCGCGGCACCCCCGTGCACAACCCGCACGCCCCCGCCGGGGTGCGGATGCTCAAGCACCTGGCCCTGTACCGGCTGATGGACCACTACCTGCCCGGCATGCGCCTGCTTCGCCACCGACCCGGCGGTGGTGCGCGGCGCGGTCCTGGTCGTGGCGGACCCGGTGGTGGCGGGGGCGGCCGTCCGGGACGGCGCGGAGGCGGACCTGGCGGGGGCCACCCGCCCGCCGCCGGGCCCGGGCGCGGCGGCGGTGTGCGGGGCCGGGGCCTGCTTGCCCGCGGCCGTGCGGCCCTGGCCCGTCCCGGAGCAGCAGGCCGGCCCGCACCTGGTGCCCCGGCCAGGCCAGGCGGGCGCCGCGCGGGCGTTGCCGGTGCGGCACCCGCGGCAGTTGGCGCTCCCGGCGCCAGGGCCAGGGCGGGCCGGATTCCCGGGCGCCGCGGCACCGGGGCGGCTCCCCTCATCCGTGCGCCGAAAGGTCCCCGCGCTGTGATCCATCCCGCCCGGGCCCGCCGCATGCGGCAACTGGCCCTGCCCATCGCCGCACCGCGCAACCCCGCCCGCCCGGCGAGAGCCACGCAGATGTGGCTGCCGATCCGCGCCGAGCGCGTTCCCGCCCCGCCCCCGGCGGGCCGTGCCCTACCCGCCACGCCACCCCCGGTCCGGCCCGCGCCGGTGCCGCGTGCGCGTCAGTTGGCGCTGCCCATTCCCGCGCGCCGTGCCCGGATTCGCCCGCCGCGCCCCATGCAACTGCGGCTCCCCCTCGAACCGCCCCGGAGGTAACCCCGAATGAACTCAACCGACGAGGCAGCAGACGCCCCGTACGCCACGCGCATCCCGGCCGATATCTCCCGCCCCGACCAACTCCTCGGGCCCTTCACGGCCCGGCAGAGCGCCGTCCTCGCCGCCGCGGCGCTCGTGCTGTACTGCGGCTGGTGGGCCACGCGTCCCTTCATGGCGCCGCTCACGTACGCGGCTCTCGTGGTCCCCGTCGCCGGGGCTGTGGCCGCGCTCGCCCTCGGTCGGCGAGAGGGCATCGGCCTGGACCGCTTCCTGCTCGCCGCCCTCGCCCATGCCCGCACGCCCAAGCGCCGGGTGCACGCCCCCGAAGGAGTGCCGCCGCTGCCAGCCGTGGTCCCCGACCGCTGGAAAAGGGCCGCAGGGCCTCCCCCGGCCGCGATGCGCATGCCATACGACGGCATCACCGCTGAAGGCGTGCTCGACCTGGGCGCCGAAGGGAAGGCGGCCCTGGCGACATGCTCGACGGTCAACTTCGAGCTGCGCTCGGCGGCCGAACAGCAGGGCCTGACCGCGGCGTTCGCGCGCTGGCTCAACTCCCTGACCGGTCCCACCCAGTTGCTGGTGCGCTGCCACCGCATCGACCTCGCCCCCCTCGCCGACGTGCTGCAGCAGGATGCCGCCGCATTGCCGCACCCCGCACTGGAAAGGGCCGCCCGCGCGCACGCCGACTTCCTCGCCGACCTCGCCACCGGCGGCGACCTGCTCGGCCGGCAGATCGTGCTGGTCGCCCGTGAAGAAGCCGCAGCGCACGGGATGTGGCGTCACGCGGGTGAGGGGCGAGTCCTGCAGCGCGTGGCCGAGGCCGCCCGCGCTCTGGGGGCGGCCGAGATCACTGTCACCCCGCTGGACGCCGAGCAGAGCGCCGAGCTGGTCAGTGCCGCCTGCAACCCCGACTCCCCCGCCCCGTCCGACGACGTATCGGAAGGTGACCTCGTATGACCCGGCTCCGCTTCGGCCGCCACCGCACCGCTCGCGACGTGCCGGTCCCGGTCATCGACGGCGCTCACCTGCTGGACGTGGCCGGGCCCGAGGCCATCGAGGTGCACGCTCGCGCCCTCGCTGTCGGTGCGCACCTGGCCACCACGTTGGTGGTCACCGGCTACCCGGCCGAGGTCAGCGCTGGCTGGCTCGCCCCGTTGCTGAATTTCCCCGGCCACCTCGACGTCGCCCTGCACATCGAGCCCGTCCCCAACCCGGTGGCCGCCGCGGGGCTGAAGAAGCAGCGGGCCCGCCTGGAGTCCGGCCGCCGTACCGGCTTCGACAAGGGCCACCTGGACGACCCGGAGGTGGAAGCTGCCGCCGCGGACGCCGCCGACCTCGCCTACCGCATCGCCCGCGGCGAGGGAAAACTCTTCCACGTCGCCCTCTACCTGACCGTGCACGCCCCCGACGAGGACACCCTCGCCGAGCAGGCCGCCGCGGTCCGCGCGATCGCCGAGTCACTGCTCATGACCATCGCTCCCACCACCTACCGGGCCCTGCCGGGCTGGCTGGCCACCCTGCCCCTGGGCATCGACACCCTCAAGATCCGCCGCACCTTCGACACCGCCGCGCTCGCCGCCTGCTTCCCCTTCACCAGCCCCGATCTGCCGATCGCCGCCGACCGGGACCACGCCGCGTCCGGGGTGTTGTACGGGCTGAACGCCGTCTCCGGCGCCCCCGTCGTGTGGGACCGCTACGCGCAGGACAACTACAACTCCATCACCCTGGCCCGCTCCGGCGCCGGCAAGTCGTACCTGGCCAAACTGGAGCTGCTCAGGCTGCTGTTCACCGGCGTGACCGCCTCGGTGATCGACCCACAGGGCAAGGGACAGATTATCGCGGGTACTTGATCGGCAACAGGCGGTAACTGGACGTTGATCGGCAGTTGTTCAATGTCCCCACAGCGGCAGGCACTCACGAACGGATGCGGGAGCCGGGGCAAGCAGCGGCCGCATCGCGTAGTGATGGTCCGGTTCGGTCGCGATGCCGGTGGTGAGAGCGGCGGATAGCTTCGCGTTGTGCGCGTAGCCGCCGCGGTAGGCCTCCGGGATCACGCCGATCAGGCCACGGCGCGGAGCGAAGACGCCGAAGACGAGCTCGTCGTCGCGGTATCGATCCACGGGCGCGCAGCGTCTCGGGCTGCGCATCGCTGCTCATCAACGTCGTCCCCTGGACAGCGATGTTCAAGACGGGCGCCCAACTCGTCAAGGGCGTTTTGAAGATCGCCAAGGCCCTCAGGAAGTGGCGCAAGGAACAGGAGTGGGCCGACGACATCCTGGAAACCGCGGGATCGTGTGTCGCCAAGCACCGCTTCCTGCCCGGCACGAAGGTCCTGCTGTCGCCGCCATCAACGCCAAGACGGGCAAGGTCCGCTGGACCTGGACCGACGACAAGGGCCGAAGCGACGACTGGCAGATCGCGCTCTGCGGGAACCGGCTGCTGATGACAAACGGGCCGGATGTCTATGCGATGCCGACGGTGTGACGGCCGGCATCCGTCGCTCGTCGCCCGGTGTCCGATGCCCGGGCGGCCGAGCGCGGAAGCAGCTACTGCCATTAGTCTCCGTTAGCTGAAGCAACGCACGTGGCCACAGGGACCGACGGGAGGATGACCACCATGCGGATGCTGGTCACGGTGGTACAGGAAGGTGGTGAGCCGCACGACGTTGTGATCGCAACGGACGACACGGCCACCGCAGGCGATGTCGCGCAGGCGCTAGGGGCGGTACTCGGGCGCCCCGCACAACAATCCGGCTACGCGGCGGGAAACGTGGTGCAGATGCCAGGTACCGCCATGGCCCCGATACCCGGATACGGCACAGCGGCGACCGGGGCGCCCTCGCTGTGGGCAGACGGTGTGTACTGCGATCCGGCGGCACCGGCGGCCACCGTACTGCGCGACGGCATGCGCGTCTCCGTGGACGACTCGATGAGCCCCCTGCTGCGCAAGGGCGAGCCGATCGGGCAGTACGAGCTGAGGGTGGCAGGCGGTCCCGCGGCCGGCCGCGTGGTCCGGCTGGGTGTCGGCGCGGCGACCGTGGGATGGGCGCCGACCTGCACGCTGCCGGTGTCCGACCCGTCGCTGCCGCAGCTCGCGCTCCGGGTGACGATCGACCTGCAGGGCAACACCACGCTCAGCCCCGAGGGCAGTGCCGAGGTGGTGCTCGACGACGAAGCCGTGGCGGCGGGGGCGTCCTGGCCGCTTGGGGGTGTCGTCCGGGTCGGTGACTCGCTTCTCGTACTCGACCGGGTGGCTGAGCCGGACGCGCATCTGTCCCTGATGAGCGAGGGCGGCCTTGCCTACAACCGGCCGCCGCGGCTGTCCCCGCTCAGACCCCGACGGCGGCTCACGGTGCCGGTGCCGCCCTCGAAGGGTGAGAAGGCCAAGTTCCAGCTCCTGATGGCGATCATGCCCCTGTTCTTCGGCCTGGGCCTGTACTTCGTCACCAAGCAGGTCTACATGCTGGCGTTCTGCGTGATGAGCCCGCTGATGATGCTGGGCCAGTGGATCAGCGAGAACCGCGAGGGCAAGAAGAAGGACAAGACCTCGCTGAGGCAGTACAAGAAAGACCTCGCGGAACACAAGGTCGAACTGGCCGTCCTCGGCAAGGAGGAGCAGCGTGCCCGCCGCGCGGACGCACCCGACCCGGCCGAGATCCTACTCTTCGCCACCGGCCCGCGCCGCCGCCTGTGGGAGCGTCGTCTCACCGACCCGGACGCGATGCAGCTCAGGATCGACATGGGCGGGATGGAGTCGGACGTCGAACTCGTCATGGGCCGCGGCGGAGTGGCGTACGACGACGACCGCCCCGAACCCCCGGTCCTGCCGGACGTCCCGGTCACCCTCCCCTTCGCCCGGCTCGGCGTCGTCGGCATCGCCGGTGACCGCGCCCGCGCGCTGGCCACCGCCCGCTGGATCAGTGTCCAGGCTGCCGTCCTGCACAGCCCCCGTGACCTGTCCGTCGTGTCCCTGGCCGCCACCCAGGCGGCTGGTGCCGAGTGGCACTGGGCGCACTGGCTGCCCCACACCGACCCCGACCAGGGGCAGGACTGCATAGCCCTGATGGGCTTCGACTCCGAGGGCATCACCCGCCGGGTCAACGAGCTGCTGAACGAGTTGTCCCGCCGCAAGGCGGCCCGCGAGCAGCAGAACGCGCTGGGCCAGCTCTACCCCGACCCCAACATCCTGCTCATCCTCGACGGCGCCCGGCTGCTGCGCCGCGTGCCCGGCGTCCCCCAACTGCTCACCGAGGGCCCGCAGTACGGCATCATCGCCCTCTGTATCGACGAGGACGAGCGCCTGCTCCCCGAGGAGTGCAATGCCGTCGTCGCCTGGTCCCCGGACGCCGCTCACCACGTCCGCATACGTGGCTACGGCATGGAGGGCGTCGGCGACATCCTGGCCGACCAGGTGACATCGGAGTGGTGCGAGCTGCTCGCCCGCTCCCTGGCGCCGGTGCGTGACGTCAGCCGCGACGACGCCGGTGCCGCGCTGCCGACGTCGGCCCGGCTGCTGAACCTGCTGAACATGCCCAACCCCACCGGAGCGGACGTGGAACGCATCTGGCAGGCGGGCGGCTCCACCACCGCCGCCCCGATCGGTATCGCGGCCGACGGCCCGTTCGTCCTGGACATCCGAAGGGACGGCCCGCACGCACTGGTGGCCGGCACGACCGGTGCCGGTAAGTCGGAGCTGCTGCAGACGATCATCGCATCGCTCGCGGTGGCCAACCGCCCCGACGCCCTGAACTACGTCCTCATCGACTACAA
Coding sequences:
- a CDS encoding PrgI family protein, translating into MNSTDEAADAPYATRIPADISRPDQLLGPFTARQSAVLAAAALVLYCGWWATRPFMAPLTYAALVVPVAGAVAALALGRREGIGLDRFLLAALAHARTPKRRVHAPEGVPPLPAVVPDRWKRAAGPPPAAMRMPYDGITAEGVLDLGAEGKAALATCSTVNFELRSAAEQQGLTAAFARWLNSLTGPTQLLVRCHRIDLAPLADVLQQDAAALPHPALERAARAHADFLADLATGGDLLGRQIVLVAREEAAAHGMWRHAGEGRVLQRVAEAARALGAAEITVTPLDAEQSAELVSAACNPDSPAPSDDVSEGDLV